From a single Gracilimonas sp. genomic region:
- a CDS encoding BamA/TamA family outer membrane protein — protein MLLLFFGFNLSAKAQNQAVEDSTEFAFLPALAYDSDLGLIAGGIASHYKYRDGMKPFYSFLNFYGIATTRGLISVFLEYDKPYIFDSDQRFYSEIFMSRFSGNQYYGIGNYNELPDVLLDSTDYYLYNSFSAGFDFMLRKPLVKKNQGPQLDIYGKITYEYETPYNNKDSQLIIDDQPAGVNGSHITAIGTGIVWEGRDQEFQPSTGTYLKAGIEVGNKVIGSDYNYLLLETDARAYTSFHLLKKITFANRLFFQHSSGELPYWQLPDLGGAELMRGYPEYRFRDENAILLNSELRTWLFEFPTISSRFGGTLFTDIGRTFPNGESIETIINDLKYTYGFGINASFFTADFILRADVGFSKEDYGIYFTAGYLF, from the coding sequence ATGTTGCTCCTTTTTTTTGGCTTCAACCTATCTGCAAAAGCCCAGAACCAAGCGGTTGAAGATTCAACCGAATTCGCCTTTCTTCCGGCTTTAGCCTACGATAGTGATTTGGGATTGATAGCAGGTGGCATTGCCAGTCATTACAAGTACCGTGATGGTATGAAACCATTCTACTCTTTCCTGAATTTTTATGGTATCGCAACTACCCGGGGACTTATCTCTGTTTTCCTGGAATATGATAAGCCATATATTTTTGACTCCGATCAGCGGTTTTATTCAGAAATCTTCATGTCCCGCTTCTCTGGTAATCAGTATTACGGGATTGGCAATTACAACGAACTCCCAGATGTTCTTCTTGATAGTACCGACTACTATTTATACAATTCTTTTTCTGCCGGTTTCGACTTTATGCTGCGAAAGCCTTTGGTTAAAAAGAACCAAGGACCACAATTGGATATATACGGTAAAATTACCTACGAGTATGAAACCCCATATAATAATAAAGACAGTCAGCTTATTATTGACGACCAGCCAGCCGGAGTAAACGGGTCTCATATTACAGCTATCGGGACGGGAATAGTTTGGGAGGGCCGTGACCAGGAATTTCAACCTTCTACCGGAACGTACCTGAAGGCCGGGATTGAGGTGGGAAATAAAGTGATAGGCAGCGACTATAACTATCTGCTGCTCGAAACTGATGCACGTGCATATACCTCTTTTCACCTGCTAAAGAAAATCACTTTTGCTAACCGCCTTTTCTTCCAGCATTCTTCCGGAGAATTGCCTTATTGGCAGCTTCCTGACCTGGGTGGTGCTGAATTAATGAGAGGTTATCCGGAATATAGATTCAGAGATGAGAACGCCATTTTGCTTAATTCTGAATTAAGAACATGGCTGTTTGAATTTCCCACCATAAGTTCACGTTTTGGCGGAACCTTATTTACAGACATCGGCCGCACCTTCCCAAATGGAGAATCAATAGAGACCATAATCAATGACCTTAAATACACCTATGGGTTTGGAATCAATGCTTCTTTCTTCACTGCTGATTTCATTCTAAGAGCCGATGTTGGTTTTTCTAAAGAAGACTATGGCATTTACTTCACTGCAGGGTATTTGTTCTGA
- the nuoK gene encoding NADH-quinone oxidoreductase subunit NuoK, translating to MVGIDWFLGVSAIMFTIGIIGVLIRRNAIVIFMCVELMLNAVNLSLVSFASHHGNIDGQILVFFALAVAAAEAVVGLAIIIAIFRNNLTVDVGKINLLRW from the coding sequence ATGGTAGGAATTGACTGGTTTTTAGGAGTAAGTGCGATCATGTTTACCATTGGAATTATTGGTGTGCTGATTCGCCGAAATGCTATTGTGATTTTCATGTGTGTTGAGCTGATGTTGAACGCCGTGAACCTATCACTGGTTTCATTTGCAAGTCATCATGGAAACATAGACGGACAAATTCTGGTATTTTTTGCCCTGGCGGTGGCAGCTGCTGAAGCCGTTGTTGGATTAGCAATCATTATTGCAATCTTCAGGAATAACCTGACAGTAGATGTGGGTAAAATCAACCTCTTACGCTGGTAG
- a CDS encoding NADH-quinone oxidoreductase subunit J → MVVYFFIMLAVLAIGSALAMVINKNVVNSALFLVLNMVSLAGIFLILNAQFLAVIQILVYAGAIMVLFLFVIMLLNVEDEEKLFDKFRVKYMLAFLLAMGVMGQIFYSLAGVTDMLPQISEQMAAVGTVEAVGDVLFTDYLLPFELTAVLLTAAVVGALMIAQHKIKRTDEI, encoded by the coding sequence ATGGTCGTTTATTTTTTCATCATGTTAGCAGTTCTGGCTATAGGCTCAGCATTGGCTATGGTCATCAACAAGAATGTGGTAAACAGTGCATTGTTCCTTGTTTTGAACATGGTTTCACTGGCTGGAATTTTCCTCATCCTCAACGCTCAGTTTTTGGCCGTGATACAAATATTGGTATATGCAGGTGCCATCATGGTGCTATTCCTTTTTGTCATCATGTTGTTAAATGTGGAAGATGAAGAAAAACTGTTTGATAAGTTCCGTGTAAAATATATGCTGGCTTTCCTTCTGGCAATGGGTGTAATGGGGCAAATCTTTTACAGTCTTGCCGGGGTTACTGATATGCTCCCGCAAATTTCTGAACAAATGGCTGCTGTTGGAACCGTTGAGGCAGTGGGAGATGTGCTATTCACTGATTACTTGTTGCCATTTGAGCTGACTGCTGTATTATTGACCGCAGCAGTAGTTGGAGCACTGATGATTGCACAGCATAAAATTAAAAGAACAGACGAGATTTAA
- a CDS encoding undecaprenyl-diphosphate phosphatase yields the protein MDVLQSFLLGLIQGITEFLPISSSGHLVLGKYILGGDLEAGITYEVVVHFGSLCAILIYYRKLLGDLLMSGVGFLKAPSQKKDDPQVKLIGFILVSMIPAMVIGFTLKDYIEDIFMDPLLVSIMLIVTGLILFLTRFVGDTTKDINLPNSFVIGLAQAFAMIPGVSRAGSTISASLYLGVKREDAANFSFLMVIPVIAGAMLLQFKEMMEVGVSDAQMISLVVGFFTSFISGYFALKYLIIILKKKGFHYFSYYCWLVGGAGLIYFIV from the coding sequence ATGGACGTTTTACAATCTTTTTTATTAGGACTCATCCAGGGAATAACCGAATTTTTACCCATTAGCAGCTCAGGGCACCTTGTTTTGGGTAAATATATTTTAGGCGGAGACCTTGAAGCCGGCATCACTTACGAAGTAGTTGTGCATTTTGGAAGCCTGTGCGCCATTCTGATTTACTACCGCAAGCTTTTGGGGGATTTGCTGATGTCGGGTGTTGGATTTTTGAAAGCCCCATCACAGAAAAAAGATGATCCACAAGTAAAACTGATTGGCTTTATTTTGGTAAGTATGATTCCAGCCATGGTTATTGGATTCACTTTAAAGGATTACATTGAAGATATTTTTATGGACCCGCTGTTGGTTTCCATTATGCTTATTGTGACGGGCTTGATTTTATTTCTTACCAGGTTTGTTGGTGATACGACCAAGGATATTAATCTTCCTAATAGCTTTGTGATTGGACTGGCACAAGCGTTTGCGATGATCCCCGGGGTGAGTCGTGCAGGTTCAACCATTTCTGCCTCTTTGTATTTAGGGGTGAAGAGGGAAGACGCTGCTAATTTTTCGTTCCTCATGGTGATTCCGGTAATAGCAGGTGCGATGCTGCTTCAGTTTAAAGAGATGATGGAAGTAGGGGTAAGCGATGCGCAAATGATTAGCCTGGTAGTAGGATTCTTTACGTCCTTTATTTCAGGTTACTTTGCCCTGAAATACCTCATCATCATTTTGAAGAAAAAAGGGTTTCACTATTTTTCTTACTACTGCTGGCTTGTTGGTGGGGCAGGACTGATTTATTTTATCGTATAA
- a CDS encoding MoxR family ATPase has translation MSEYAIDMEALGEKIEKNSAFIEDIRKELDKVIIGQRYMIDRLLVGLLTNGHVLLEGVPGLAKTLTVSSLATVLDTAFQRIQFTPDLLPADLIGTLIYNQKEAEFLVKKGPIFANIILADEINRSPAKVQSALLEAMQEKQVTIGENTFKLDEPFLVLATQNPVEQEGTYPLPEAQVDRFMLKLKIDYPTEKEEMLIMRQQAKTGKKEQLNKVVSPAKILDARATINEIYMDEKVEQYIVDLVFATRKPKNYNLDDLEDLISFGASPRATINLNLASRAQAFMEHRAYVTPEDVRTIAMDVLRHRIIPTFEAEAEDITPEDIVTKIMNNVQVP, from the coding sequence ATGAGCGAATACGCAATTGACATGGAAGCGCTGGGCGAAAAAATAGAAAAGAACAGCGCCTTTATTGAAGACATTCGAAAAGAGCTAGACAAAGTAATTATTGGTCAGCGCTATATGATTGACCGCTTATTGGTGGGACTGCTAACCAATGGACACGTACTTCTTGAAGGTGTTCCCGGACTGGCTAAGACCCTCACAGTTTCGAGTTTGGCTACGGTTTTGGATACGGCTTTTCAGCGCATTCAGTTTACACCTGATTTACTCCCTGCCGACCTGATTGGTACGCTCATCTACAATCAAAAAGAAGCGGAATTCCTGGTTAAGAAAGGTCCCATTTTTGCGAACATTATTTTAGCGGATGAGATCAACCGTTCTCCTGCAAAAGTACAAAGTGCTTTGCTTGAGGCCATGCAGGAAAAGCAGGTTACCATTGGTGAAAACACCTTCAAACTGGATGAGCCTTTCTTGGTACTAGCCACTCAAAATCCGGTTGAACAGGAAGGAACCTACCCTCTTCCGGAAGCACAAGTTGACCGTTTTATGCTGAAGCTGAAAATCGATTACCCGACCGAGAAGGAAGAAATGCTGATTATGCGTCAGCAGGCCAAAACAGGTAAAAAAGAGCAGTTAAATAAAGTGGTAAGTCCTGCCAAGATTTTAGACGCCCGTGCTACCATCAACGAAATTTATATGGATGAAAAGGTAGAGCAGTACATTGTAGACCTAGTGTTTGCCACCCGTAAGCCCAAAAACTACAACCTGGATGATCTCGAAGATTTAATCAGCTTTGGAGCCTCTCCGCGAGCCACTATCAACCTCAACCTTGCCTCCCGGGCGCAAGCCTTTATGGAGCACCGAGCATACGTTACACCGGAAGATGTGCGAACTATAGCGATGGATGTTTTAAGGCATCGCATAATCCCCACTTTTGAAGCGGAAGCCGAAGACATTACTCCGGAAGATATCGTGACTAAGATTATGAACAATGTCCAAGTTCCGTAG
- the rpsA gene encoding 30S ribosomal protein S1 yields the protein MTDELKQEQAEQETAENSAEETAVAEAEEQDETTAEEAKATEAEEQAAEERKETLTHVYSGDVEGEVYKLEDLQRPSDEYSDDEYNEMVGMYEDTLNEIEEKEIVHGRVVSVDEKYVVVDIGFKSEGIIQVNEFSNEALEAMEPGDEVEVFLDRVEDKEGQLILSRRKADILKAWEKIEASHDDGVIIEGYIKRRIKGGMVVDVLGIDAFLPGSQIDVRPVRDFDAYVGKTMEFQVVKLNMAAENVVVSHRALIESDLEEQREEILETIEAGQVLEGAVKNITDFGVFIDLGGVDGLLHITDLSWGRVDDPHEIVQLDQRMNVAVIDFDEKSKRVSLGLKQLQPHPWDAINEKYPEGNKVQGRVVSIADYGAFIELEKGVEGLIHISEMSWTQHIKHPSQLVEKDDIVECIVLNINEEEKKISLGVKQLEDDPWADILDRFPVGSKHTGVVRNLTNFGVFVELEPGIDGLIHVSDLSWTEKVDHPNEVVDKDQEIEVVILGVDFDNRRITLGHKQVEDNPWKQYAEEYAPGNTVEGEVVKTTDKGVFVKLPLGAEAFLSYAKSTEAEYKEGDKVEDAFVLNFDEGNKNIELSQLDSDKNKAKKAKKKVESANTETGAPTLGEMSGLAALKKDMEEKEKAEAQKKADAAKAKKKKAEDEAKAEEAEKEEDESSDEEE from the coding sequence ATGACTGACGAATTAAAACAAGAACAAGCAGAACAAGAAACAGCTGAAAATTCGGCTGAAGAAACAGCAGTAGCTGAAGCGGAAGAGCAAGACGAAACTACAGCCGAAGAGGCAAAAGCTACTGAAGCTGAAGAACAAGCCGCAGAAGAGAGAAAAGAGACATTGACTCATGTGTACTCCGGAGACGTGGAAGGAGAGGTATACAAACTTGAAGACCTGCAACGTCCATCCGATGAATATTCTGATGACGAGTACAATGAAATGGTGGGTATGTATGAAGATACCCTTAATGAAATTGAAGAAAAAGAAATTGTACACGGCCGTGTGGTCTCAGTAGATGAGAAATACGTTGTTGTAGATATCGGTTTCAAATCTGAGGGTATTATCCAGGTCAACGAGTTTTCCAATGAAGCTCTTGAAGCTATGGAGCCCGGCGACGAAGTGGAAGTATTCCTTGATCGTGTTGAAGACAAAGAAGGACAATTAATTCTATCCCGTCGTAAAGCAGACATCCTGAAAGCATGGGAGAAAATTGAAGCTTCCCATGACGATGGCGTTATTATTGAAGGATATATCAAGCGCCGCATTAAAGGTGGTATGGTTGTAGATGTATTAGGCATCGATGCCTTCCTGCCTGGTTCTCAAATTGATGTTCGACCTGTTCGTGACTTTGACGCCTATGTAGGCAAAACCATGGAATTCCAGGTTGTTAAACTGAATATGGCTGCTGAGAACGTAGTTGTATCTCACCGTGCTCTTATTGAGTCTGATCTTGAGGAGCAGAGAGAAGAAATTCTCGAAACGATCGAAGCCGGTCAGGTTCTCGAAGGTGCTGTTAAAAACATTACCGACTTCGGTGTATTCATCGATCTTGGTGGTGTTGACGGTCTGCTTCACATTACGGATCTATCCTGGGGACGTGTTGACGATCCACACGAGATTGTACAACTCGACCAGCGCATGAACGTAGCTGTTATCGATTTTGATGAGAAAAGTAAGCGAGTATCTCTGGGTCTGAAGCAACTTCAGCCACACCCATGGGACGCTATCAACGAGAAGTATCCTGAAGGAAATAAAGTACAGGGTCGCGTTGTTTCTATCGCTGATTACGGTGCATTTATTGAGCTTGAGAAAGGTGTTGAAGGTCTGATCCACATTTCTGAAATGTCGTGGACACAGCATATTAAGCATCCGTCTCAATTAGTTGAGAAAGATGACATCGTAGAATGTATTGTTCTGAACATCAACGAAGAAGAGAAGAAAATCTCTCTTGGTGTTAAGCAGCTTGAAGATGACCCATGGGCAGACATCCTTGATCGTTTCCCTGTTGGATCCAAGCACACCGGTGTTGTTCGCAACCTTACCAACTTTGGAGTATTCGTTGAACTCGAGCCCGGTATTGATGGCTTGATTCACGTTTCTGACCTGAGCTGGACTGAGAAAGTTGACCATCCAAATGAAGTGGTTGACAAAGATCAGGAAATCGAGGTTGTAATCCTTGGTGTTGACTTCGACAACCGTCGAATCACCCTTGGCCACAAGCAAGTGGAAGACAACCCATGGAAACAATATGCTGAAGAGTACGCACCGGGTAACACCGTTGAAGGTGAAGTTGTTAAAACTACCGACAAAGGCGTATTTGTTAAGCTTCCATTAGGTGCTGAAGCATTCCTTAGCTATGCTAAATCAACCGAAGCCGAATATAAAGAAGGCGATAAAGTTGAAGACGCATTTGTTCTGAACTTCGATGAAGGAAACAAAAACATCGAATTGAGTCAGCTTGATTCTGACAAGAACAAAGCCAAGAAAGCCAAGAAAAAAGTTGAAAGTGCTAACACAGAAACCGGTGCTCCGACACTCGGTGAAATGTCAGGTCTTGCAGCTTTGAAGAAAGACATGGAAGAAAAAGAGAAAGCTGAAGCACAGAAGAAAGCGGATGCTGCCAAAGCCAAGAAGAAAAAGGCCGAGGATGAAGCAAAAGCTGAAGAAGCTGAGAAAGAAGAGGACGAATCTTCTGACGAAGAAGAGTAA
- the cmk gene encoding (d)CMP kinase — protein sequence MIVVIDGPAGSGKSSTAKAVAANLQIQFLDSGALYRVATLVYLDANKDLPQFFDSLKESEISFHFKQEKFHAFLNGRDVSDEIRSMEVSEHVSEVASNPDVRAFVNDLMHEIVKHDVYIADGRDLGTAVFPNAALKFFMVADLETRAQRRFKEVKAQGKDVTLEEVKQNIAGRDEIDSNRDSDPLKKAEDAILVDTSEMTFKEQVAFISNKIEQLISTQKNN from the coding sequence ATGATAGTGGTAATCGATGGACCCGCAGGATCGGGTAAAAGTTCAACAGCTAAGGCCGTAGCGGCCAACCTTCAGATTCAATTTCTTGACTCAGGAGCGTTGTATCGTGTGGCTACCTTAGTTTATCTGGACGCAAACAAAGATTTACCACAGTTCTTTGATTCACTGAAAGAAAGTGAGATTTCCTTTCACTTCAAACAAGAAAAGTTTCATGCCTTCTTGAATGGTCGTGATGTAAGCGACGAAATCAGAAGCATGGAAGTTTCTGAGCATGTGAGTGAAGTGGCTTCTAACCCGGATGTTCGTGCATTTGTCAATGATTTGATGCACGAGATTGTTAAACACGATGTGTATATAGCCGACGGAAGGGATTTAGGGACAGCCGTCTTCCCCAATGCAGCTTTAAAGTTTTTTATGGTTGCTGATTTGGAAACACGAGCTCAGCGAAGATTCAAGGAAGTGAAAGCGCAAGGCAAGGACGTTACGCTTGAAGAAGTGAAACAAAACATTGCTGGCAGGGATGAGATAGACTCTAACCGAGATTCTGATCCTCTTAAAAAAGCCGAAGATGCCATTTTGGTGGATACATCCGAAATGACGTTTAAGGAACAAGTCGCTTTCATCAGTAATAAGATAGAACAACTGATATCAACACAGAAAAACAATTAA
- the rpsT gene encoding 30S ribosomal protein S20 — protein MPITEQAKKRVRQAAKHRDHNRSRKSKMRSLVKKVYEIDDKAKAEEALKEAVSYLDRMSVKGILHKNNAARKKAQLTKYVNNL, from the coding sequence ATGCCAATAACCGAACAAGCCAAAAAAAGAGTACGACAGGCTGCAAAACACAGAGATCATAACCGAAGCCGTAAGTCAAAGATGAGATCTTTGGTTAAGAAAGTTTATGAAATTGATGACAAAGCAAAAGCTGAAGAAGCTCTGAAGGAAGCTGTGTCTTACCTTGACAGAATGAGCGTGAAGGGAATTCTTCATAAAAATAATGCTGCCCGTAAAAAAGCTCAGTTAACTAAATACGTTAACAACCTATAA
- the gpmI gene encoding 2,3-bisphosphoglycerate-independent phosphoglycerate mutase, producing MANAESKALLVILDGFGLAENPDVSAVDKADKPFIDSLFQKYPHSKLSASGENVGLPDGQFGNSEVGHLNIGAGRIVWQELSRINKAIKDRSFFENEELLDAVEKAKQKNKIHIMGLFSDGGVHSHNEHLFALLELCKNHGIDNVNVHAFTDGRDTSPNGGIEYAKEFEAKAQEIGVGQLSSIIGRYYAMDRDNRWERIKLAYDLLVHGEGKKFDSAEEGFKASYAAKVTDEFIKPILLDDSPESRIQKGDAVIFYNIRGDRARQISRALNEDGFNEFDVEDLDLHYTTFTSYDETFEFARVAYTPQELTNTMGEWISKQGLKQFRIAETEKYPHVTYFFNGGVETPNEGEDRIVIPSPKVATYDLQPEMSADKVADTLCEKLSSEEYQFVVLNFANPDMVGHTGVMKAAIEAVETVDKQLKRVIETANNHGYRSLIIADHGNADCMIKEDGSPHTAHTTALVPAIVVNFPEEITLRDGILADVSPTLLKLMGIEQPKEMTGKSLF from the coding sequence ATGGCCAACGCCGAATCGAAAGCACTGCTCGTCATTTTAGATGGATTCGGGTTGGCTGAAAACCCAGATGTCAGCGCGGTAGATAAAGCTGACAAGCCTTTCATTGATTCTCTTTTCCAAAAATATCCGCACTCCAAACTCTCTGCCAGTGGAGAAAATGTAGGTCTTCCAGATGGCCAATTCGGAAATTCTGAAGTAGGCCACCTTAATATCGGAGCTGGAAGAATTGTTTGGCAGGAACTTTCCAGAATTAATAAAGCCATTAAAGATCGTTCTTTCTTTGAGAATGAAGAACTTCTGGATGCGGTAGAAAAAGCCAAACAAAAGAATAAGATTCATATCATGGGTCTTTTCTCAGATGGCGGTGTTCACAGCCATAATGAACATTTATTTGCTTTACTTGAGCTGTGTAAAAATCACGGTATCGATAATGTTAATGTTCATGCATTTACTGATGGCCGGGATACCTCCCCTAATGGTGGAATTGAATATGCAAAAGAGTTTGAGGCTAAAGCACAAGAAATTGGGGTTGGCCAACTTTCTTCCATCATTGGAAGATATTACGCCATGGACCGCGATAATCGCTGGGAGCGCATTAAGCTGGCCTATGATCTGCTGGTACATGGAGAGGGTAAAAAGTTTGATTCCGCTGAAGAAGGATTCAAAGCCTCCTATGCCGCCAAGGTAACCGATGAATTTATTAAACCTATTTTGCTGGATGATTCTCCGGAATCACGTATCCAGAAAGGTGATGCTGTCATTTTCTATAATATTCGCGGAGACCGTGCCCGACAGATTTCGAGAGCTTTAAATGAAGATGGGTTTAATGAGTTTGATGTGGAAGATTTAGATCTTCATTATACGACCTTCACTTCTTACGATGAGACTTTTGAGTTTGCCCGGGTAGCTTACACCCCACAGGAACTCACAAATACGATGGGCGAATGGATCAGCAAACAAGGATTGAAACAGTTCAGAATTGCTGAAACCGAAAAGTATCCACATGTTACCTATTTCTTTAATGGTGGCGTTGAAACGCCCAATGAAGGCGAAGATCGAATTGTGATTCCAAGCCCAAAAGTGGCTACCTATGATCTTCAACCTGAAATGAGTGCCGACAAAGTAGCTGATACACTTTGTGAAAAACTATCATCAGAAGAATATCAGTTTGTAGTACTCAATTTTGCCAATCCTGATATGGTTGGCCACACCGGTGTGATGAAAGCCGCTATAGAAGCTGTCGAAACGGTCGATAAACAACTCAAGCGGGTTATCGAAACCGCGAATAATCACGGTTATCGCTCGCTCATAATTGCAGATCATGGCAATGCCGACTGCATGATTAAAGAAGATGGAAGTCCGCATACAGCTCATACTACCGCTTTGGTTCCGGCTATTGTTGTAAATTTTCCGGAAGAAATAACCTTAAGGGATGGTATACTGGCAGACGTATCCCCTACGCTCCTAAAGCTTATGGGGATTGAGCAACCGAAAGAAATGACCGGCAAATCGTTATTTTAA